Part of the Deinococcus reticulitermitis genome is shown below.
CCTGCAACTCGTCGGCTGCCAGCGGCGCGACGGCTCCGGGCCGGGGCGGCAGGTGGGGACGAGGGGGATGGGCGGCGCCCGGTGGCTCGGCGGACCCCTGGGCGGGCGGCTGTGGTTCACGAACGGCGAATGCTGCGTCTGGACCGGCAAGGCGGCCAACGTCCTGACGCCGACCTTCACACCCCACGGCCCCGGCGAGCGCCTGTCGCGCTTCGACTTGACCGGGGGCCGGGCCGTCGTCGCCAGCACCGACGGTCAGGTGCTCGTCTACCACCCGGACCGCCTCCAGACGCCGCCCTATGGCACGGTCCCGCTCGTCGTCTCGCGCCATGTCACCCGTTCGCGCGCCTTCGGGCCGAGTGTGATTTACCAGGGACACCTGCTCGTGCAGGGGGAGGGGGAGGTTCAGGTCTTCCCGACGCGCTGATCCAGGCCCAGGAAGACCCGGTAGCGCGTCAGCTCCTGGTCCAGCCCCCGCTTCAGCATTCCGGTCTGCCGGATGCCGGGGATGAAGCCGAACTCGGCCCTGAGCTCGCCGGCCTCCACCTTCAGATTCGCCCAGCCGATGGCCTGTTCCGCCTGGAAGACGGGGAGGGCGTAATACCCCATCGTTCGCCGGGCGGGCGGCGTGTACGCCTCGAACTTGTAGGCCCAGCCGTGCAGGTGCGCGAAGCGGCGCCGGTCCCACACCAGCGGATCGAAGGGGCCGACGATCCGCACGCCGGACGGGACCCCGGCTCTATCTCCGGCCTCCAGCGTCCACTCGGCGGGCCAGACGTAGCGCACGCCGTCCACCTTCGCGCCCGTCAGCTCCTCCTTCGCCACCCGTTTGAAGGCGGTGCGCAACTCGCCGTGCAGATGCGGAAAGCCGAAGCGCGCGAGGGTGACGAGGTAACCCAGGCTCGCCTCCGGCAGTGGACCGTAGAGCGCGGCGAGGAGGTGGACGGCGCCGCGCAGCCGCTCCTCGTCGGGGAGGGGAGCGGCCCGCAGCGCGGCGAGGTGCGGCGCCGGGCCGTAGAGCCGCACGCCCGAGACGCGCCGCGTGACCCGCGCCTCGCCCCGGTAGTGCAGCGCGTCCAGCGCCCGGGTGGTGGCGCTCGACTGCCCGCCCCAGGCGTTGCCGACGCGCCCGCGCCCGAGCAGGGCGGCGATGTCGCGCGGATGGACCTCGGCGTGCTCGCGGAGGAAGGCGCGCACCTCGTCCAGAATCTCGGGGTGCTCGCGCTCTATGTGGGTCACGCCGACTTCGCGCGGGTGCAGCAGCGCCTGCACGCGCCGGGGCACGAAGCCGTAGTTGGGCAGCATGTCCTCCTCGGCGTCGAGGTCCGGGTAGAGGCGCTCCAAGTCGCCGGCGCGGTAGCCCCCCACCCGCGCCAGCAGCGTCAGGTCCTGCGCCCGCGCGGGCGAGCGGATGGGGTCGGCCTGCACGAAGGCGAGCGTGTCCAGCGCGGCCTGCACACTCGCCTGCGGCGCGAGGGTCCGCAGGGCGGCGGCGCGCAGAGCGGCGGGGGAGAGGTCCG
Proteins encoded:
- a CDS encoding DNA glycosylase AlkZ-like family protein; its protein translation is MTDLSPAALRAAALRTLAPQASVQAALDTLAFVQADPIRSPARAQDLTLLARVGGYRAGDLERLYPDLDAEEDMLPNYGFVPRRVQALLHPREVGVTHIEREHPEILDEVRAFLREHAEVHPRDIAALLGRGRVGNAWGGQSSATTRALDALHYRGEARVTRRVSGVRLYGPAPHLAALRAAPLPDEERLRGAVHLLAALYGPLPEASLGYLVTLARFGFPHLHGELRTAFKRVAKEELTGAKVDGVRYVWPAEWTLEAGDRAGVPSGVRIVGPFDPLVWDRRRFAHLHGWAYKFEAYTPPARRTMGYYALPVFQAEQAIGWANLKVEAGELRAEFGFIPGIRQTGMLKRGLDQELTRYRVFLGLDQRVGKT